A window of Candidatus Woesearchaeota archaeon genomic DNA:
ACAAACTGTCACTGCATAGACTATCAACAAGTATCACCAAAGACAATAACTGTTTGAACAAAATAAAATTGTCTTTGGTGGAATAGTCAACGACATTCGTTTTTTTTTCAATTGCATCATGTCGTTGACTATACTTTACAATAGTGAAGGAAAGTAACCACTGTAGTGTACTCATATCAACGAAACATTTAAATATGAGTACTGAATACATAGGCTAAAAGAGTGGTTTGTAACTCTATACACTCACAAAAAAATAGAGGAAATTGGGGGTAACAAAAATGAAAGGAAAAGCAATATTTGCATCATTAATGCTTTTGCTTGTTGCGATTTTCGCAATGGCGAGTGTTAGTGCACAAATAGTAATTGATGAAGTTGAATTCGACGATGACGAAGTCAGCCCATCAAGCAGCACAGAAATAACAAACTTTGAACGACCACAAGATGGCGTTGAAGTAAAAGTTCACTTCACGTACGAAGACAACGCTGACGGCGTTTCTGACAGTATGGATGAAGTTGAAGTTGAAGTAGAATTGACCGGATATGACGACAGCAATGATCGCGTCCGTGACACAGAATATGTTGACGAAGTCAAAGAAGGAGAAACTTATGTTGAGCGATTGACACTAGATTTCCCTTGGGATATGACTCAGGATTATTACACATTGCGTGTTTATATCTGCCCACGATCAGGCGACTGTGTTGAAGAAACATACGAACTTGACATTGAAGCAGTAGAACATGGCTTTGCAATCAAAGACGTTGACTTTTCACCAGGCTTAACTGTTGAAGCAGGACGAGCATTGTTGACTACAGTTCGTGTAGAAAACTTTGGTGACGAAGAAGACAATGAAGGCGTTAAAGTTAAAGTAAGCATTCCAGAACTTGGATTAAGCGCTTCTGACTACCTCGATGAAGTAGACGAAGATGACTCCGTTTCAAGTGAAGAATTGTACATCAGAGTTCCAAGCGGAACAGCAGCTGGTATATACGACGTTGAAGTAAGTGTTACTTACGATGACGGCGATGAAACTGTTACTGAAGAATATTCATTAACTGTTACCGCAGCTGAAGAAGCTACAGCAACTGAAGAAGCTGTTGAATCAAAGACAGTTATCACCGTTGGACCAGAAGCTCAGGACATGACCGCTGGACAAGGTGGAGCAGTTTACCCAATTACATTGACTAATGCAGCTGGAGAAGCTAAAACATATGTTGTTAGCGTTTCCGGTTACGATAGTTGGGGAAGCGTCCGCATTGACCCAAGCAACGTTGTTGTTCTTGGTCAAGGCGAAACACAAACTGTTTACTTGTTTGTTTCCGCAGATGAAGAAGCTTCAGGAAGCTACACATTTGCAGTGACAGTAAGCGCAGGCAGTGAAGCTTTGAAACAGATGCTTTTAACAGCAAATGTTGAAGGCGCTCCTGCAGCTGAAGAAACAAGCAGCTCTGACAGTGTGAAGAAAGGTCTTATGGTAGGATTAGCAGTACTTGCTATCTTGCTTGTTATCCTTGGATTAATTGTTGTTGTCAACAAATTACGCCAAGATGACGAAGAAGACGAAAAAGAAAGTAAAACGTACTACTAGGTACGTGTAGCTTTTCCTTTCGTTACTCCTTTTTTCTTTTATTTTTTTCTTTTTATTTTTCTTCGGAGTTTTTTATTTTCTCGATTTTTTCTTAAGATTACTTTTTTACAATGAGATACACATTCTCCTTGGTATTCTCTTTTTAAAAAATAACCCCATTGCCGCGGCAATGGGTCCCCCTGACATTTTCTGCTTTTGCTGGTGCGTGTTTGAAGTTAACAAAAAACAACAAGGCGCAAACTGAGTGTAGAGGGAATTCCCATACAAAGTGTGGGAATTTCCTTTACGAATAGGACATCCGAGGAACGAGGATGGCCGTGTTTGCTGCCATTGTTGTTGTTTTTTGTATACCAATGTTCAATCCAAAAACGTTTTCTCTCTCGCTATTTTCGTAGCATTTATAAGGAGAATAAACTTCCCTAGTCTCTGACGAGTAATCAAATATATTGGGGGATACTGATGACAAACAAAGGGATGACTTCGAGCTCTAGTACTTTTCAAAGACTCTTTATTTTATTTACACTTCTCACTATAACGCTTCTGAGCACACTTCCACTTCTTTCAGGAAAAGAAACAGTCAGTTTCCAAACCACTGGCGCAACTGTCGCAGCGTATAGCGCGGCAGCTTTTGGAAGTGCAGACAACAGTGTTTGCGCAGGCGCAGCAACTGTCCAACAACTTGTGCTTCGTAATCAAGGAACTGTCGCGGATACGTATTATATTAGCGCAAGCAGCGATGACGCAGCTGTTGCATCGTGGCTCTCTATTGGACAACAAGGAACTACTCTTCAACCAGGCGAAGAAAGCACTGTGGTTTATTACATCACTCCTGACACTGACGTTGCTGGTACATTTGATTATACTCTCACCATTACCTCACTCTATTCAGACACCAAAGTTA
This region includes:
- a CDS encoding putative S-layer protein; the protein is MKGKAIFASLMLLLVAIFAMASVSAQIVIDEVEFDDDEVSPSSSTEITNFERPQDGVEVKVHFTYEDNADGVSDSMDEVEVEVELTGYDDSNDRVRDTEYVDEVKEGETYVERLTLDFPWDMTQDYYTLRVYICPRSGDCVEETYELDIEAVEHGFAIKDVDFSPGLTVEAGRALLTTVRVENFGDEEDNEGVKVKVSIPELGLSASDYLDEVDEDDSVSSEELYIRVPSGTAAGIYDVEVSVTYDDGDETVTEEYSLTVTAAEEATATEEAVESKTVITVGPEAQDMTAGQGGAVYPITLTNAAGEAKTYVVSVSGYDSWGSVRIDPSNVVVLGQGETQTVYLFVSADEEASGSYTFAVTVSAGSEALKQMLLTANVEGAPAAEETSSSDSVKKGLMVGLAVLAILLVILGLIVVVNKLRQDDEEDEKESKTYY